A genomic region of Methanothermobacter sp. CaT2 contains the following coding sequences:
- a CDS encoding TraB/GumN family protein gives MKELRIIGTAHVSSESIEEVRRTILEMEPDVVAVELDPERYRRLMDEKLGVQRDEPSFREALRHGNIGVILAGWFLTYFQRKVGEDLGVKPGSEMLAAIEAAHEVGAGLALIDRDIGLTMQRAIKSMGRMEKLRFFAGIIRSFLWKDDPKDIEDLKSDDTLLEVMEEFRKISPAAYRVLVEERDAFMAHRLLSIEEDRVVAVVGAGHRRGIEEHLQNPQELPPLDELMKIPR, from the coding sequence ATGAAGGAACTCAGGATCATAGGAACCGCACACGTATCAAGTGAAAGTATAGAGGAGGTCAGAAGGACCATCCTTGAGATGGAACCAGACGTCGTTGCAGTTGAACTGGACCCCGAGAGATACCGCAGGCTCATGGATGAAAAACTCGGGGTTCAGAGGGATGAACCATCCTTTCGGGAAGCCCTGCGCCATGGAAACATTGGAGTGATCCTTGCGGGCTGGTTCTTAACCTACTTCCAGCGGAAGGTTGGTGAGGACCTCGGCGTAAAACCCGGCTCAGAGATGCTGGCAGCCATAGAGGCCGCCCATGAGGTGGGGGCGGGCCTTGCACTCATCGACCGTGACATCGGACTGACCATGCAGAGGGCAATTAAATCCATGGGGAGGATGGAAAAACTCAGGTTCTTCGCAGGGATAATAAGATCATTCCTCTGGAAGGATGACCCGAAGGACATCGAGGACCTCAAAAGTGATGACACCCTCCTTGAGGTTATGGAGGAGTTCAGGAAGATCTCCCCGGCAGCCTACCGCGTCCTCGTTGAGGAGAGGGATGCCTTCATGGCCCACAGACTGCTCTCAATCGAGGAGGACAGGGTGGTGGCTGTTGTGGGCGCCGGTCACCGCAGGGGCATAGAGGAGCACCTCCAGAACCCCCAGGAACTACCACCCCTCGATGAACTCATGAAGATACCCCGCTGA
- a CDS encoding CPBP family intramembrane glutamic endopeptidase, whose amino-acid sequence MEDFLNNVYLGRNDAWRYVMTVFMSFVASNVGAGLILGVIIAAVLLLKGGAGALGDLSSFSGPTLLIMVAIGFSASMFFLYVGLKFIHQRDFISAVNSRGYLDWRRILRGAGTWFLIVGVLDLVSVLADPSGVRFNFGSGFWWLLILSILAFPVQASFEEIFFRGYLMQGIWSVIKRPVPLIIINSAIFSVLHWWNGATLSMSLSITVSTFIIGLVLALVTLADDGVEMAMGVHIANNLYVSVIHSSPDAGLGNLPSLMVSPSDPYTAPLTLLLASALLVLILFRGRYQDLGRIFR is encoded by the coding sequence ATGGAGGATTTTCTGAACAACGTATACCTGGGAAGGAATGATGCATGGAGATATGTGATGACCGTATTTATGAGCTTCGTGGCATCCAATGTTGGAGCCGGCCTAATACTGGGTGTCATCATCGCAGCCGTCCTGCTACTTAAGGGTGGTGCTGGGGCGCTGGGGGACCTGTCATCCTTCAGCGGCCCCACCCTCCTCATAATGGTGGCCATAGGGTTTTCAGCTTCAATGTTCTTCCTCTATGTTGGACTGAAGTTCATTCACCAGAGGGATTTCATATCTGCAGTTAATTCGAGGGGATACCTTGACTGGCGGAGGATCCTGAGGGGCGCGGGCACATGGTTCCTCATAGTTGGTGTGCTTGATCTGGTATCGGTCCTTGCTGACCCATCAGGGGTCAGATTCAATTTTGGTTCAGGGTTCTGGTGGCTGCTAATCCTCTCCATACTGGCCTTCCCGGTCCAGGCATCCTTTGAGGAGATATTCTTCAGGGGCTACCTGATGCAGGGTATCTGGTCTGTCATAAAGAGGCCGGTGCCGCTCATAATCATCAATTCAGCGATATTCTCGGTCCTTCACTGGTGGAACGGCGCGACACTTAGCATGAGCCTTTCAATAACTGTCAGCACCTTCATCATAGGACTTGTGCTTGCACTGGTGACGCTGGCAGATGATGGCGTGGAGATGGCCATGGGCGTCCACATTGCAAACAATCTCTATGTGAGTGTCATACACAGCTCCCCTGACGCCGGTCTGGGGAACCTCCCATCCCTCATGGTGAGCCCCTCAGACCCCTACACAGCTCCCCTGACCCTCCTCCTGGCTTCAGCACTCCTTGTCCTAATACTCTTCAGGGGCCGATACCAGGATTTAGGCAGGATATTCCGGTGA
- a CDS encoding DUF1922 domain-containing protein: protein MYIIFRCDCGRALYSREGAKTRKCVCGRTVNVKDRRIFGRADDFEEASELVRKLQEEKYGSCHFANPSKRE from the coding sequence ATGTACATAATATTCCGATGCGACTGTGGAAGGGCCCTCTACTCAAGGGAGGGTGCGAAGACCCGGAAATGCGTCTGCGGGAGAACCGTGAATGTCAAAGATAGGCGCATATTTGGAAGGGCCGATGACTTCGAGGAAGCATCAGAACTGGTAAGAAAACTGCAGGAAGAAAAATATGGCTCCTGCCATTTCGCAAATCCATCAAAAAGGGAATAG
- the comB gene encoding 2-phosphosulfolactate phosphatase, which translates to MRIRLSFERQEGSGLCIMVDLLRASATITAALDQFREVIPVADIEEAVKYSRKGYPVAGERGGETVPGFIANSPIEVKNYSGDALVLTTSNGTRILESVKSHALVGCLNNLDAVAEAARELSDEVEVVMAGVNGRFAIEDFLCAGEIIAAIDGEMDEYAEASVLAVQDRSLVDDAIRRSRSAERLEGLGFRDDIEYCIRRNITGNVPVYRDGTVKLMEEIRRLH; encoded by the coding sequence ATGAGGATAAGGCTAAGCTTTGAAAGACAGGAAGGCAGTGGACTGTGCATAATGGTGGATCTCCTCAGGGCGAGTGCAACCATCACAGCAGCCCTTGACCAGTTCAGGGAGGTGATCCCTGTTGCTGACATCGAAGAGGCCGTTAAGTACTCAAGGAAGGGCTACCCGGTCGCGGGGGAACGCGGAGGTGAGACCGTCCCCGGCTTCATAGCCAATTCCCCAATTGAAGTTAAAAATTACAGTGGAGATGCGCTGGTGCTCACCACCAGCAACGGCACAAGGATCCTTGAATCCGTTAAATCACATGCCCTTGTGGGGTGTCTCAACAACCTGGATGCAGTGGCTGAGGCTGCAAGGGAACTTTCAGATGAAGTTGAGGTGGTTATGGCCGGTGTTAATGGGAGATTTGCCATAGAGGACTTCCTCTGCGCCGGTGAAATAATAGCAGCCATCGATGGTGAAATGGACGAATATGCAGAGGCCTCTGTACTCGCAGTTCAGGACAGATCCCTGGTTGATGACGCCATCCGCAGATCCAGATCAGCTGAAAGGCTGGAAGGGCTTGGATTCAGGGATGACATTGAGTACTGCATCAGGAGGAACATAACAGGGAACGTTCCAGTCTACCGTGATGGGACAGTAAAACTCATGGAGGAAATCCGGAGGCTGCATTGA
- a CDS encoding GTPBP1 family GTP-binding protein, whose product MIEDLRSFTSPGERRNIEFKKALSARYHLKMDRKKGLISQMKYRMERGNGRAVYLLGVEDSGEPVGLPADKLDESVEVLRTLSSEIGAVVEEVNLHEGTEGMVAEVIISRKTKTAREHLLVGVAGHVDHGKSTLLGTLTTGTPDDGSGKTRIFLDVQKHEIERGLSADLSFAIYGFRNGSVMRLKNPLDRKEKSRLMDEADRVISFVDTVGHEPWLRTTIRGIVGQRLDYGLLTVAADEGPTHITREHLGIMIAMELPVIVVLTKCDMATDENRRSVREKISELLKLVGRIPFHVKSRDAAAGIAGKMNQHIVPIIETSSVTGEGLEILDELFLNLRVRRDVNGDEEPFLMYIDKIYTIRGVGTVVSGTIQQGLVRKGDTLLLGPLKTGKFREVTVKSIEMHHYRIGCAEPGHIVGISISGASPDEIERGMILAHPDYDPEAVREFEAEVAILVHPTTIKAGYESVTHIETIAETTVLEPLDSDFMSAGDRGRVRMRFKYRPHHVREGQKIIFREGRSKGIGSVTRILG is encoded by the coding sequence ATGATAGAAGACCTCAGATCATTCACATCCCCTGGCGAGAGAAGGAACATAGAATTCAAGAAGGCCCTCTCAGCCAGGTATCACCTCAAGATGGACCGTAAGAAGGGCCTCATATCCCAGATGAAGTACCGTATGGAGCGGGGTAACGGTAGGGCAGTGTACCTGCTGGGTGTGGAGGACAGCGGTGAACCGGTCGGCCTCCCTGCTGATAAACTGGATGAGTCAGTTGAGGTCCTCAGAACCCTCAGCAGTGAGATAGGTGCTGTTGTGGAGGAGGTTAACCTCCATGAGGGTACAGAGGGCATGGTGGCGGAGGTCATAATCTCAAGGAAGACGAAGACAGCGAGGGAGCACCTCCTCGTGGGGGTCGCCGGCCACGTGGACCACGGTAAGAGCACACTCCTCGGGACCCTCACAACAGGCACACCTGATGATGGGAGCGGTAAGACCAGGATATTCCTTGATGTGCAGAAGCATGAAATAGAGAGGGGTCTATCGGCTGATCTATCCTTCGCCATCTACGGCTTCAGGAACGGCAGTGTTATGAGGCTCAAGAACCCCCTTGACAGGAAGGAGAAATCACGCCTCATGGACGAGGCCGACAGGGTCATATCCTTCGTTGACACCGTCGGCCATGAGCCCTGGCTTCGAACAACCATAAGGGGGATTGTGGGTCAGAGGCTCGACTACGGACTCCTCACAGTGGCAGCCGATGAGGGGCCTACACACATAACAAGGGAGCACCTCGGTATAATGATCGCAATGGAGCTCCCGGTAATCGTGGTCCTCACAAAGTGTGATATGGCCACAGATGAGAACAGGAGAAGTGTGAGGGAGAAGATATCTGAACTGCTTAAACTGGTTGGCAGGATCCCCTTCCATGTTAAGAGCCGGGACGCTGCAGCCGGGATAGCCGGTAAGATGAACCAGCACATAGTCCCCATAATCGAGACCTCCTCGGTTACAGGGGAGGGTCTTGAAATCCTTGATGAACTCTTCCTCAATCTCAGGGTCCGTCGCGATGTTAACGGGGATGAAGAGCCATTCCTCATGTACATAGACAAGATATACACCATCAGAGGCGTTGGTACCGTTGTCAGCGGGACAATCCAGCAGGGACTTGTCAGAAAGGGTGACACCCTCCTCCTGGGGCCCCTAAAGACAGGGAAATTCCGGGAGGTCACCGTCAAATCAATAGAGATGCACCACTACAGGATAGGCTGTGCAGAACCAGGCCACATCGTCGGCATATCCATATCCGGGGCCTCCCCTGACGAGATAGAGAGGGGTATGATACTGGCACACCCTGACTATGACCCCGAGGCTGTGAGGGAATTCGAGGCAGAGGTTGCCATACTGGTGCATCCGACAACCATAAAGGCTGGTTATGAGAGTGTGACCCACATTGAAACCATAGCCGAGACAACCGTTCTTGAGCCCCTTGACTCTGATTTCATGTCTGCAGGTGACAGGGGTAGGGTGAGGATGAGGTTCAAGTACAGGCCCCACCATGTGAGGGAGGGTCAGAAGATAATCTTCCGTGAGGGAAGGAGCAAGGGCATAGGTTCTGTGACAAGGATCCTGGGATAA
- a CDS encoding metallophosphoesterase, whose product MKRELQVSVFLTFITLAYYLLNSLALEFLGVEFISIPLTILLPASILFERARPNPISRATYIFSMLWLVFLIYLLMGWALVQFIWFFMDLPWLRILAVSLAALSVSYGVFRARKIEVKHLEIPFPVERRVRFVQLSDIHLGTVRSAGFLKEVSGAVRRAEPAAVLITGDLLDGSRPVDSRVLSSLETGAPIFFVSGNHDIYSGDFRSTVSDAGIRCIDQSVIDFEGIQIIGVGYSMERHSLPAILDMLDFDGDRPALLLHHLPVDWGDARERGIDLQLSGHTHGGQFYPFNIIVGLMFPFLRGLYSDSGRFLYVSEGTGTWGPPVRLGSSCEVTVIDLVPATADYNDGRI is encoded by the coding sequence ATGAAGAGGGAGCTCCAGGTTTCTGTTTTCCTCACCTTCATCACACTTGCCTATTACCTTCTAAACAGCCTTGCTCTGGAATTTCTTGGAGTGGAGTTTATCAGCATCCCCCTGACCATCCTTCTCCCGGCATCAATCCTGTTTGAGAGGGCAAGGCCGAATCCCATTTCCAGGGCCACCTACATTTTTTCAATGTTGTGGCTGGTCTTTCTGATCTATCTCCTCATGGGCTGGGCCCTGGTTCAGTTTATATGGTTTTTCATGGACCTTCCATGGTTGAGGATCCTGGCAGTATCATTGGCTGCACTCAGTGTCTCATATGGCGTATTCAGGGCCAGAAAAATTGAGGTTAAGCATCTTGAGATCCCCTTTCCTGTTGAGAGGAGGGTGAGGTTCGTCCAGCTGTCTGACATTCACCTGGGAACGGTACGCTCTGCTGGTTTCCTTAAAGAGGTCTCAGGGGCTGTCAGGAGGGCTGAACCTGCAGCGGTTTTAATAACAGGGGACCTTCTCGACGGGTCAAGGCCCGTGGATTCCAGGGTTCTATCATCCCTTGAAACAGGAGCACCCATATTTTTTGTTTCAGGCAATCATGATATTTATTCAGGTGACTTCAGGTCAACTGTTTCTGATGCAGGCATAAGGTGCATTGATCAGTCCGTGATTGATTTTGAGGGTATACAGATAATAGGTGTTGGTTACTCAATGGAGAGGCATTCACTTCCAGCCATACTTGACATGCTCGATTTTGATGGGGATAGGCCAGCACTGCTTCTCCATCATCTGCCTGTGGACTGGGGGGATGCCAGGGAGCGCGGTATTGACCTTCAGCTCTCTGGCCACACCCACGGTGGACAGTTCTATCCCTTCAACATTATCGTGGGACTTATGTTCCCATTTCTAAGGGGTCTTTATTCTGATTCAGGGAGGTTCCTCTATGTTTCGGAGGGTACAGGTACCTGGGGGCCGCCTGTACGTCTCGGATCATCCTGTGAGGTAACTGTAATTGATCTGGTTCCTGCAACGGCAGATTATAATGATGGGAGAATCTGA
- a CDS encoding methanogenesis marker 7 protein: protein MYETLTYQGGVHRHEEMKELIEDLGGFVLQENMLQMDLILTLAVPIEDVDKVREKARELLGKIKVAPMAGTEIAIVSPTLARHHLPHSACDISEYLRRYGAKDNMIGLARGAGKGISRISEDEKRLIEEHDLAVFALGSFEQCIKDKVHLFSDIKIPVVVTGSPEEIDLRDLPGADAYVGGLGRIPRRLKRGEDIRALRKLVEVVEGLLDQRRRDMAADPPLVPSILVKSEIENQVPAIEEVYSPTPVTSQLDGVRVKLNYDRHHEEIAEVRVSDYRLGDISEIRKSMMYDYILVKLLPESSIIQ, encoded by the coding sequence ATGTATGAAACCTTAACGTATCAGGGCGGTGTGCACCGCCATGAGGAGATGAAGGAACTTATTGAGGACCTGGGGGGCTTTGTGCTCCAGGAGAACATGCTTCAGATGGACCTGATACTCACCCTGGCGGTCCCGATAGAGGATGTGGATAAGGTCAGGGAGAAGGCCAGGGAGCTCCTGGGGAAGATCAAGGTGGCCCCCATGGCCGGTACCGAGATAGCCATTGTCTCTCCGACCCTGGCAAGGCACCACCTACCCCACTCTGCATGTGACATATCAGAGTACCTCAGGAGGTACGGTGCCAAGGATAACATGATAGGACTCGCCCGTGGCGCGGGTAAGGGCATCTCAAGAATATCTGAGGATGAGAAGAGGCTCATAGAGGAGCATGACCTCGCAGTTTTCGCCCTGGGGAGCTTTGAGCAGTGCATAAAGGACAAGGTCCACCTCTTCAGTGACATAAAGATCCCGGTGGTTGTAACCGGCTCCCCCGAGGAGATTGACCTCAGGGATCTTCCAGGTGCAGACGCCTACGTTGGAGGACTGGGAAGAATACCCAGGAGGTTGAAGAGGGGAGAGGATATAAGGGCCCTCAGGAAGCTTGTGGAGGTTGTTGAGGGACTCCTTGATCAGAGAAGGCGCGATATGGCTGCTGATCCCCCTCTGGTCCCATCCATACTTGTGAAGAGCGAGATAGAAAACCAGGTGCCTGCCATAGAGGAGGTGTACTCACCCACACCTGTCACCAGTCAGCTTGATGGTGTCCGTGTCAAACTCAACTATGACCGCCACCATGAGGAGATAGCCGAGGTGAGGGTATCTGATTACCGCCTGGGTGATATCTCCGAGATCAGGAAGTCCATGATGTATGACTACATCCTTGTGAAGCTCCTCCCTGAGAGTTCAATAATTCAGTGA
- a CDS encoding tRNA (guanine(10)-N(2))-dimethyltransferase → MITVNEGSVTIRVPDFSKVSARAPVFYNPAMEFNRDVSVVALQVFQRLLGGEISVADTFSGSGIRAIRYLVEVEGVSEAFANDINPLAVECIKNNSVINSVSPEVSREDASIFLRSNHGRFDVIDIDPFGTPAPFMDSAAASARNNSLLAVTATDTSSLCGTYIKPCLRKYSSRPLKTEYCHETGLRILAGFTAMNLARYRKAASVLLSHSSQHYMRLYIHVRRGARRADESIRNIGFMLHCFRCLHHEHVKGFAPLKRECPHCGAEMEAAGPLWVGDIQDRKFIGEMIGEVENKELNTAGDVLKLLKGCLDEAGMPPGFYDIHEVCSKLGRSAPPLRDVMDGLEAAGFRVSRTHIRPTGIRTDAGIGEIEEVLAGLMPE, encoded by the coding sequence ATGATAACGGTAAATGAGGGTTCAGTCACCATAAGGGTTCCTGATTTCAGTAAGGTCTCGGCCAGGGCACCTGTATTCTACAACCCTGCCATGGAGTTCAACAGGGATGTGTCAGTGGTCGCGCTCCAGGTTTTCCAGAGACTCCTCGGTGGGGAGATTAGCGTTGCAGACACCTTCTCAGGGAGCGGTATAAGGGCCATAAGGTATCTGGTTGAGGTTGAAGGAGTCTCTGAGGCCTTTGCAAATGACATAAACCCGCTTGCAGTTGAATGCATAAAAAATAACTCAGTGATAAACTCGGTGTCCCCTGAGGTCAGCAGAGAGGATGCCAGCATCTTCCTCAGGAGTAACCATGGCCGCTTTGATGTTATAGACATCGACCCCTTCGGGACCCCTGCACCCTTCATGGACTCTGCGGCGGCTTCTGCAAGGAACAATTCACTCCTTGCTGTTACAGCCACCGACACCTCAAGCCTCTGCGGCACCTACATAAAGCCCTGCCTGAGGAAGTACTCCTCAAGGCCCCTTAAAACAGAGTACTGCCATGAGACGGGACTAAGGATACTCGCAGGCTTCACAGCCATGAACCTTGCAAGGTACAGGAAGGCTGCCTCGGTACTCCTCTCCCACAGCAGCCAGCACTACATGAGGCTATACATCCACGTGAGGAGGGGTGCCAGAAGGGCCGATGAATCCATCAGGAATATCGGATTCATGCTTCACTGCTTCAGATGCCTTCACCATGAACACGTGAAGGGATTTGCGCCCCTGAAACGTGAGTGCCCCCACTGCGGTGCCGAAATGGAGGCGGCCGGTCCCCTCTGGGTCGGTGATATCCAGGACAGGAAATTCATCGGTGAGATGATAGGGGAGGTTGAGAACAAGGAACTCAACACGGCCGGAGATGTCCTTAAACTTCTGAAGGGATGTCTTGATGAAGCAGGGATGCCCCCTGGATTCTATGATATCCATGAGGTCTGCAGTAAGCTTGGAAGGAGTGCACCACCCCTGAGGGATGTTATGGATGGTCTTGAGGCGGCCGGTTTCAGGGTTTCAAGGACCCATATAAGGCCGACGGGTATAAGGACCGACGCCGGTATAGGGGAGATTGAGGAGGTCCTGGCAGGACTCATGCCGGAATAG
- a CDS encoding MTH1187 family thiamine-binding protein → MITAELTVIPLGTCSTSLSSYVAAAVEALKKLNVRYEISGMGTLLEAEDLDELMEAVKAAHEAVLQAGSDRVYTTLKIDDRRDADRGLRDKVESVKEKI, encoded by the coding sequence ATGATTACCGCAGAACTCACCGTGATACCCCTGGGTACATGCAGCACCTCCCTCAGCAGCTATGTGGCAGCTGCCGTCGAAGCCCTCAAGAAGCTGAATGTGAGGTATGAGATCTCAGGAATGGGGACACTGCTTGAGGCTGAAGACCTTGATGAACTCATGGAGGCTGTCAAGGCCGCACATGAGGCAGTCCTCCAGGCGGGTTCAGATAGGGTCTACACAACCCTCAAGATCGATGATAGAAGGGATGCCGACAGGGGTTTAAGGGATAAGGTTGAATCTGTGAAGGAAAAGATTTAG
- a CDS encoding TIGR00269 family protein → MDVQEFNHRIMGRIRGLIEGHELIKPGEHIAVALSGGKDSVLTLHALSDLRSDLDFELTAITVDEGIGGYRSEGVMVARENAELLGVELIERSFRDEFNFELDRVTDRFSSPCIPCGVFRRWILNRTAREIGASKIATGHNMDDEIQSFIMSLARGDVRKFSKFGPELQRIHRAMVPRIKPLWSTPESDVRLWAVLNDVKVHLDSCPYSDLSMRSRIRDFLNHLESEEQGVKLRVMESLSRTFLPLSETEGLRECLRCGEPSSGDKCKACEFLELIKS, encoded by the coding sequence ATGGATGTTCAGGAATTCAATCACAGAATCATGGGAAGGATCAGGGGACTTATAGAGGGTCATGAACTCATAAAACCCGGTGAACATATTGCAGTAGCACTCTCAGGCGGAAAGGACAGTGTACTGACACTGCACGCCCTCTCAGATCTCAGGAGTGACCTTGATTTTGAGCTCACAGCCATAACCGTCGACGAGGGGATAGGGGGCTACCGCAGTGAGGGTGTTATGGTGGCAAGGGAGAACGCAGAACTCCTTGGAGTCGAACTCATAGAGAGGTCATTCAGGGACGAATTCAATTTTGAACTGGACAGGGTAACTGATAGATTCAGCAGCCCCTGCATACCCTGCGGTGTCTTCAGGCGATGGATACTCAACAGGACGGCACGTGAGATAGGTGCCTCAAAGATTGCAACGGGCCACAACATGGATGATGAGATCCAGTCCTTCATCATGAGCCTCGCAAGGGGTGATGTGCGGAAATTCTCAAAATTCGGTCCAGAACTTCAGAGGATACACCGGGCAATGGTGCCGCGCATAAAACCCCTCTGGAGCACGCCTGAGAGTGATGTGAGGCTGTGGGCTGTTCTCAATGATGTGAAGGTCCACCTTGACTCCTGTCCCTACTCTGACCTCTCCATGAGGTCAAGGATAAGGGACTTCCTCAACCATCTTGAATCAGAAGAGCAGGGTGTGAAGTTAAGGGTGATGGAATCACTCAGCAGGACCTTCCTGCCCCTCAGTGAAACCGAGGGCCTCAGGGAATGCCTGAGGTGCGGGGAACCTTCATCAGGGGATAAGTGTAAGGCCTGCGAGTTCCTGGAACTCATAAAAAGCTGA
- a CDS encoding DUF134 domain-containing protein, translating to MPRPRRFRRILGEPRVVTFSPEASDEEPVVEITLDEFEAIRLRDYHDIKQKKAAEIMGISQPTFHRTLTSARGKIAAALVEGRPIILKGGDYITDRRRYKCMDCQFEWISPEKEYKKCPDCGSENITVVSAETLPRAGRAGFGRGFGAGRGAPRVCKCIECGYEAPKTPGVPCRTQRCPECGAPMCGAD from the coding sequence ATGCCTAGACCAAGAAGATTCAGAAGGATTCTGGGAGAACCCCGTGTGGTCACATTTTCTCCGGAAGCCAGTGATGAGGAGCCAGTGGTTGAGATAACCCTCGATGAATTTGAGGCAATAAGGCTGAGGGACTACCATGACATCAAACAGAAAAAGGCCGCTGAGATCATGGGAATATCACAGCCAACATTCCACAGAACCCTGACATCAGCACGGGGTAAGATAGCAGCGGCTCTGGTCGAGGGCAGACCAATAATCTTGAAGGGAGGTGATTATATCACAGACAGAAGAAGATACAAATGCATGGACTGCCAGTTCGAATGGATCTCACCGGAAAAGGAATACAAAAAATGTCCGGACTGCGGTTCAGAGAACATAACTGTTGTATCAGCTGAAACACTACCAAGGGCTGGTAGAGCCGGCTTTGGAAGGGGCTTTGGCGCTGGAAGAGGAGCTCCAAGGGTTTGCAAATGCATTGAATGTGGATACGAGGCACCGAAAACACCAGGCGTGCCCTGCAGAACACAGAGGTGTCCTGAGTGCGGAGCACCAATGTGTGGAGCCGACTGA
- a CDS encoding DegT/DnrJ/EryC1/StrS aminotransferase family protein, with product MIPVATPIIDEEEIQEVIKVLKSGFIAQGPRVAEFEEKFAAYVGTEHAVATSSGTTALHLALLAAGVGKGDEVITTPFSFAATANAALYVGATPVFADIDPLTYNIDPERIEELITPSTRAIIPVHLYGQPADMDPIMDLAADHDILVIEDAAQAHGAEYHGRKVGSMGDAACFSFYPTKNITTGEGGIITTDDDEIAEMARILRAHGETERYRHTYLGYNFRMTDISAAIGIAQLGKLEEFNSRRIENAAYLTSQLGDLEGVSTPHIAAGVRHVFHQYTLRVPGSRDELMGFLNERGVGTGIHYPRPIYRQELYQRMGFDARCPVSEAAAAEVLSIPVHPALTSEELETVADTVREFFE from the coding sequence ATGATACCGGTTGCTACTCCAATAATCGATGAAGAGGAAATTCAGGAAGTCATAAAGGTACTTAAGTCGGGTTTTATCGCGCAGGGACCCAGGGTGGCTGAATTCGAGGAGAAATTTGCGGCCTATGTAGGAACAGAGCATGCAGTTGCAACGAGTTCAGGGACAACAGCCCTTCATCTGGCCCTCCTCGCCGCTGGAGTTGGAAAGGGGGATGAGGTAATAACAACTCCCTTCAGTTTCGCTGCAACAGCAAACGCAGCCCTCTACGTCGGAGCCACACCAGTATTCGCAGATATAGACCCCCTGACATATAATATAGATCCTGAGAGGATAGAGGAACTCATAACACCCAGCACAAGGGCGATAATACCGGTCCACCTCTATGGCCAGCCCGCAGACATGGACCCCATAATGGACCTTGCAGCTGACCACGACATCCTGGTCATTGAGGATGCTGCACAGGCCCACGGAGCAGAGTACCATGGAAGGAAAGTCGGTTCCATGGGCGATGCCGCCTGTTTCAGCTTCTACCCCACAAAGAACATCACAACAGGTGAGGGCGGAATCATAACAACTGATGACGATGAGATAGCTGAGATGGCACGTATACTCAGGGCCCATGGGGAGACAGAACGCTACAGGCACACATACCTGGGATACAACTTCCGCATGACCGACATCTCAGCCGCCATCGGGATAGCCCAGCTCGGAAAACTCGAGGAGTTCAACAGCAGGCGAATTGAAAATGCAGCTTACCTCACATCCCAGCTGGGGGACCTTGAGGGAGTATCAACACCCCACATTGCAGCGGGGGTCAGGCACGTCTTTCACCAGTACACCCTGCGGGTTCCGGGCTCAAGGGATGAACTCATGGGCTTCCTCAATGAGAGGGGTGTGGGTACAGGCATCCACTATCCCAGACCAATCTACAGGCAGGAACTGTACCAGAGAATGGGCTTTGATGCCAGATGCCCGGTGAGTGAGGCGGCTGCAGCGGAGGTCCTCTCAATACCGGTACACCCTGCCCTAACCAGTGAGGAGCTTGAGACGGTCGCAGACACGGTCAGGGAATTCTTTGAGTAA